From the genome of Prunus persica cultivar Lovell chromosome G8, Prunus_persica_NCBIv2, whole genome shotgun sequence:
ACCCCCTTCAGTGTTGTGGCCACAACCCATCTCACAAATTCAACTACCAATTTCCAGAACTACACTATTTTGGAAGAGCCCAAGGAGATTTTGGCTCCCAAGATGGTGGCTTGCCACACCATGCCTTACCCTTACGCAGTTTTCTACTGCCACAGCCAGAAAAGTGTGAACAAGGTTTTCAAGGTTTTGTTGGGTGGTGAGGATGGAGATAGGGTAGAAGCTGTTGCTGTTTGTCACTTGGACACCTCTCAATGGAGCCCTAATCATGCATCTTCAGTGTGCTTAGGACTAAGCCAGGGGCTTCTGCTGTGTGTCATTTCTTTCCTGCTGATAATCTTGTGTGGGTTCCAGCATCCACTTCAATGTAGTAATTTTAATGCAGGGCCAGTTTGAACATAATATAAAAGGTCGAGCTTCTTCGGAAGCTTTTGATTTTCCCACTGAAATTCCTGGAACTGAAGTTTTAATGACCAGATTGTTGattcttgaagaaaaaaataatatcataaaagaaatattaatcAACCAAACAGGTTTACAAAAGGCTGCAAATTAGCTGTCTGATTAGGCTATAAATTCTTATGTatacaattttgaaaatagaaaaagattcCTCAATGGAATATGAAACgacttaaaaaatttctatgcATGAAGCAACAGAAACCTTGGTGAGTAATTTGAGATATAAATTTCTACGCGTGAGGCATCAGAAACCTTGGTGAGCAATCTGAGTTGAGTCCTATCTGTTCAGTATCAGTATACATGTCCTTGTAGCTCAAGTAATTAACATCATATTTACTCTTATGTTCCGAATAATTAAGATCATATTTAGTCTTAAGTTCGATTCattcttcaataaaaaaaaagtttgattCCTTTGAACACGGACAATTATAACTCAAGTGATTATAAACATTTACTCTTATAATTATCCGTTTGATTCCTCTCTTTTCATAATGATCGCATTCACCTTTTTCCTAATATCGtttgataataaaataaaataaaaaaaagcttgTGCGATTTCAGTGTGGTGGTACAATATACTGTACAAGGCCTTCTGTTATGTACTGTACTGTTGTTCGACTACATGCCGGCAGCAAAGGCTATTAATGAAGCTATTTAGCTTCAAGTGTTGCTTGATGACTTGGTGGTTTTACAGGACCATATGGGCGTTCTTAGACCAAGGCAAGAGGTAGAAAAGAAATCACTTTTGAGACACCGAAATATCATATATGTGAAGATGAGttaacttttcatttttgagttaaatcccCTTTCGGAGAACAAGttgtatttgtaattttcataGATGGAGCATCCAAACAAAACCCTGAATAAGAATcaagtttgttttattttattttattacattgaAGGAAAGACGAAACCCCACTAGGGTTCGATCCTGGATGCCACGAAGGGAAGGGAGAATCCACCACCACTGTTGTAAGAACCTATTGGCCAAGTTTATATATCTTCGGTGCCATCTGTTTGATATAcacattaatttttcttttggagttccccattttttattttttctcaaagACTAATTGGCTACAAAAAGTAACCAAAATCACATTCATAGCCAAAGCTATTATTAATTCAGGATTCCAAATTACATTCCTGACCTAGCTTAGACACATAAACACCAAACCGTATATATCTTACGTTCATAAAACATAGGCTACTTCAGAGccaacttatttatttttgttacatAGAACAAAGGGTCCAAGGTTTCAACTCCACCTTTAGATTCGGGGGTAAATGCTCTCTAACACTAGAGCTTAGTACaagcttattttatttttaaatagcaCCAACTCACACTTGATGTTCTATTAGttattgtaaaaataaatatatatttccttgGATCAAAGTCTTCATCAAATGACTGCTTATTTTCTTTGGACTCAAGTGGCTGCTTGTCAGGGTAAGCCTGGGACTTTGGCTTAGAGTCTTTGGCAGAGAACTCTGCTTTGCCTTCTTCATCATTGTAAGCTGAGATAAACGGTCTGGGTTCAAATTCCATAGTCTCAACAACAGGTTTTTCTGTATTTTCATGGCAGTTGGCTTCTTCTTTTGGTGTTGAATCAGAATGTTCAACAAGGAGGCCTGGCATAAGGGGTTGCTCTTTCCTGATATATTCCCAGTCAATTCCTGCACCTCCTCTTGATTCTATAGTTTTAGCAAACTGCTCCACAAGACAGAAAAGCAACAAACGTCAAGTTTACCAAAGTTTCCAAGGTGTACGTTTCAAATCATATTGTAGGTATTGTTAAGTTGTCAGATTGTTAATTTCGACCGCACttctaaacaaaataaatagttaAAATTGATAACTTAattaacaatataatatatcagATTTTCTAATAAGAGAACATTTTCGTGGAATTATAAGATTTTAGTGCCGTTTTGTCATTATCAAGTTGTTGACTTGAAATTGATCACAGATTATAAGCAACAAGAGGGAAAGGAGGATACAAATGCTTaccaaaagaagagagaagagtgCTAAGGTGGCACAAAGGAACTTCATGTCTaaaatgcaatgcaaaagAGTTCCTTGTAGTTGTGCGTTTAAGGATATGTAATTAACCTCATATTACTTATAGATAATCTACCAGGAGAATATTTGTCTTCAAAGGCATCAAGGCAGGACACTAGAGTCATGTTGGGTTTGGCGATGAATAAGATGCAAGACGTATGCAAGGACAACGATGATGATTATAATAAATACTATGGTACCAATCGCAATCAGGTAAAACTAGGGTATTTGTTTTGATTATtagaagaaatcaatggcGGATCTAGCAAGCGTTTTTTGAAGACGTACAAaaaaattttggatttttaacaaaaatttggaCGCTCTTCAAATAAAGGCGCTTATGAGCTGAAAACAGGCCCTAACTAGCTACATTTAAGTaaagtaaattaattaatcgcattatgatgactataaacaaataaatttctttGTAGTTTCCTATTTATTATTCTTAAAGTTTAACGCTACAAATACATGACAACAAAGTAGTGGAGACTATTGCAAAAACCACATTCATGGTGGCCAAAGCATTCCTTTTATTAACttagaattgaaaattacattcATGACCTAGCTAAAACTGAGTTCACAATTCACTGTTCCTAGAGAGTAGCTTAGGAATAGGGAATTGTCGATTTTGTCCTTTACTGAATTTTTCCTTATGTTCCCTTTTTGCCCCTTCTCATTCGCATCTCTTTTGATTCGAACGTTTCGTTCGGTCAGAGCTTTCCAGTCCGTTTCGAACCAGTTGGTTGGGGTGGTTGGGGGCAGCCATGGAAGATCAGAGTTCATTGTTCTGCATGCGTCGGGGGTCGTCGATTTTCGTTTGGGGAGGCGCGCTGCAAATCCAACCGCCCTTTTGGTCTTTATCTCATCGGTTTTCCTCTCAGATGTTGCGTTCGTTTGTTGCCGTTCTAGCTGCGCttcattcttcttctcatcGCACGGGTTTAGCTCAAAGGATTTCTAGGTTTCGTAAAATAAAGGTTGGTTTTAacgtttttttggttttctaagttggtttattcatttttcatgTCGAAAATTGAGAAGTAAATCAAAAATTGAGTTTGGTTTGTTGTTACAGGGAGGAAGAtctaaggaaaaaaaactggAGTAATCAATATGAAAACCCCCAGTCTGCTCAGCAATCTGGTAATTGATGTCTGTGTGGCTGATATTCTATTTGCATGTGGTTATAgactcctctttttttttaaaaaaaatttatttttatgactcagatcaaaattataattctAATAGATGTTATAGATTTTCTGTTTGCGTGTGGTTATAGATTTTCTGTGtggctgaattttttttttttttctgcttgtACTTATCTTGATTGTTTTCCAATTAATTGTTTCAGCAGAGATCAATTCAACAGTactctgatatatatatttatttatttttttttgatgtTCAACTACGAGTTTGTCATACATATGTGTGTTTAATGTCATGAAGAGGTCTTTGCAAGATTTTGTACTTATTTGTTGAATGTTATGTTTTTTCTCTCGCTTGGCCTCTCCGATATCACTCTTTCCTCCATCACGTCATTTCCTTTAGTTGTTAAATTTTCTGCTTTTAGTGAATTTGAGGGGTATAAATGGAAGTGGAGGGAATTGGGTTCGATTGTGTGAGTGAAATTATGCATCTTTGTGTGTTATTTCAGTCCAAGTTTGTACCTTTGTATATATGAGTGTGTTGTTCTGTTTTGATAAATGGAAAGGCAGCTGTGATTGGGTTTCTATTgttgttagattttgaaattttgactGGTAAAGGTATTCTCAAGGGAACTGACTTTTTGGACTGTATTTGCTCTgtttcaaatgctttgcagTAAATATTTCTCTCCGTACAGattttgcaataaatatttctcTCCGTACAGATTTTGCAGTAAATATTTCTCTCCATACAGATTTTGCTATGTTTTAAATGCATatgctttgtaattgaatcATGAGAGCAATGTTGAATGAGGGGATCCGTACAGAGTGGTTTCTTTCCTTACAGATTTTGCTCTagctaatttttttggtttaatgaAAAGATTGTGCATGTATAAAATACTCGAGCTAATTTCTTCTCcgatttttctgtttttttcttcctttttcttcttctttttttaaaccatgttttcttttgatattttgcaggtggttttttgttgttttggataGAGTAGTTTGGTTGGTGTTTTCAATTCTGTTAAGCAAAGGGTGAGTTTCTAGGCTGAAATTCCAATTAATTGTTTTAAGGTTTGTGAATCGAGCATAGGAATTAGCTAATGGCATCAATTGACAATTGGTTGGtgttaattttttgttgtaatgATAGGTTTAGATGATTACAATATCTGAACATGTTGGTAAATTCTTTGagtgttttggcaattgggtACTTGAGAACTCCCAGCATGAGGAGAAAGTGACAATGCATAATTGATTGGAGGTAAAAACATGGTGTCTTTCTCTTTGTGTGTAGGtggtaggggtgggcactcaaaccggcgaaccggaaatccaaaccaaaccgcaccgaaccaaaccggaaaaaaaccgagttgaccaaaaagtcaaaaaccggtcaaaaaccgaaccggaccggtttggaccggttccggatccggttccatgtcttcaaaaaccaaatcgggccgaaccgaatcggtgaaactaaaaaaatatataatttcaatatatatatttatatttaatgctatatttttaatttcactaaaaaaaacataatatttatccaagttcaatgtcaaaatatctctattttctcactttaatatttattttttatatgaaattgaataatttgttaattttcaagtaaaaaaataatatttcagttgagaattgtattaaaaagtaattttaaaaaataatttttataatccggttcaaaatcgaaccgaaccggaaccggaccgaaaccggttcaaaccgaaccggacagtttttgaaatttttttattaaaaccgaaccaaaccaaaccgaataaatagtattggatcggttctaatttgaggcaaaaaccggtccaaaccgaaccgtgcccacccctagtagGTGGGTTAGTGGGGAATCAATCATTGGCCCTGTGTTCTGAAGCAGCGTTTATGAGACGCTCTCATTTTTCTgcttgcaaattgcaatttgTTGGTATTTAAAGTAgtggaaaattttcaaaacatttCAAAGTGGTCCTAACTCtaattttatgttgttttttggtttttgaatttgtttgtttcttttgtttttgtggaattttttattcaatactctctctctctctctctctctcaaggaaagcaaaatttgaaaaagctttTCTGATCAGTAGAGTAAAAATAAGGGAAATTGGCGGTTTTGCCCCCAGTGCAActaatttattcaataatattcccattttgaaatataatcACAAATACCCCTATAAAAACTCCCTATTGATAGTTTATTGCCCATCCTTcacttagttttttttttcttctcagtcgttgctcttcctcttcctcttctctctagtctcttcttcttcctcttcttcaaacCTTACAGAAAATTCACCTCCACGAATCTCACCTAACTCCATATCCTCTTAGTTATATCTTCCATCTcctatcttttcttttcttctctctctcactcccgCCCATGATAACGGCAGTTGTCACCTCCTCAGAAACCCTAACCCACATCGGCGATGGCAACCtcaccctctctctttctgctGCCCTTCTCCACCTCCATCTCTCACTCTTTGTCACCTCTTTCGACTGCCGTTCTTCCCCTCCGATTCAAcaaatttctcaatttttctCAGCTTTCCTGAAATCCATGGCATCTCAGGTACTCAGCTCTTTTGCTTTACTTTCATACCCATATgttatttgggttttcttctacttgtttcaatttcatatatgggTTGGAATTTTTGGTGCTTAATGTCACTTCAAGTCCCTCCAAGTCAAATTTGAGTAAGATTATACAGAAATTTGTTGAAACATAATTGTgggtttaatttaaaattttatcttttttttttaaatttatattttcagcTTATGTAGAGAATGTTATTTAAGTAGGATTATACAAAAATTTGttaaaccaaaattttgggattgtgCAACAAATATTTCTCTGTTTGTCTTAAGGAATATAATGCTTGAAGCTTGTCCAGGCTACaatgattttgaagtttttcttttgctgatTGAATTTTATTACTAAGATAGGTTTTTATtctgacaaaataaaaaaattgatatattTTGGGATGTGATTTTTGAATGAACTACATAAATTGATATAATGAACTTCTAAGTATGCTCTCTACATCCATAATATTGAATCAGCAATGGTGAGCTTAAGAAGAAGCAAATGCTTGATGTCCAGTAAGATGATAATCGAAGTTAAATGCTGCAAAGTTAGATTGTGCTTGATGTCCACCACTTACTTTAATTTGCAAAGTTAGATTGTGCTTGATGTCCACCACTTACTTTAATTACACTCATGTACAATGTAGAAAACTTTTTGCAAAGTTAGATTGTGCTTTTAGAGGAATTTGATAATGGATAATGGGTTCACCAATTATAAGACTGCTTTGTTCATTCCACAGTCCACTCTGGAATTGCTCTCCAATTCTTATAACCttccttgtttctttttctaaaattatGTTTCATTGTAATAGGTTGTTGCAGGGAGATGCCATAAACCATATCAGTTATAAGGTGAGAAAAAAGAGTTATTTGATGACCGGGAAGAGTGTATAGAGGCATTGTAGTATGACAGCCATCATCATTCGGTGTTTTAGATTTAGGCTTACCTATGAGTTATTGCTAGGCTTACCTAGagtttatatattaatttttcctCAAAAAATGACAAGCTATAAATTGGCAATAAACATACAATACAATGACAATAAAAGGCAATAAATGGttatacacaaataataaACAAGCAATATACAGACAATATACAAGCAATATACACGCAATATACACCGAATGTATATAACGTGTTTTCTCAAAAAAGGATGTGACTCCTTGATGAAATCACATTCTTACACCCATAATTTCCCAATTTCCCTACTATAGAAGCAATACAGTACCAATACACAAGAAATAATACAGTAGCAGTACACAAACTTCATACTCCCTCTATAAATTTATTCCAACatacttgaagaaaaaaaaagatatacggGCATATACAAGCAATAAAGGGCTATACATAAGCAATAAAGGGCTATACATGTGCAATGCATATGCAATACATATTTGTCATGGCATTTGCCAATTAAATCACTGATTTGGttacatttgtatttttttcttctttgcgaGGGTAAACGACAAAACCATGGAAATTGGAGATTGACAAATTTCCTTCTAACTTGACTTTCATAAATTGATGAACTAACAATGTTATCTCATTACATCTTAAGATATACATAAGAAAGtggcaaaaaacaaaaaatttacatcTCCTCTTGGTCGGAATTTTAACACAATTTATATCTATCAGTAAAATTCTAGGACATGTCCTCTTAGACCCGAATTTAAGCTGAAAGTTAGCAATTTCCTCCCCAAAAGAACGACGCCACTTGAAACAAGACAATCTTCCATTTATATAAAACAGATAAAAAATGTTTATTAGAAGTAAACCATTCAGTCATaatggaaacaaaaacataacattCAATCACAGTTGAAACCATTACCAAAATTCATATAGATTGTTGGCTTTTCTAAATGACCCAATTCTTCATATGGCAAGCTTTCACAAGACAGTACCATTGCAAAATTAAAGTTCATATTCATGCACACAAATTCATACTACTCAATTGCAATATAAAAGTAATTATAAACATGGgtgaagtgaatgtgtgtcCTGGCAGGcgaataaaaatacaaataaggaAATAAGGAAATCATCAATAGTGTATTTGGCATTGTTCAAACAGTTAAAGAAGCACAAtctcagagaagaagaagagcaagaTAATGGAACTAGATAAATGCAAGAGATGTCAACAAACCTTCAAGTTTTCCAAGAACCCTTTTCACGGCACCAACACAACCTTGGCATGATACCAACCTTGAGGATTGTAGACTGCACCAAAAACAGATCCAGGattgaattatgaaaaaatagagaaaacaaAGATCCAACATATGCCAACTTTACACTATCAAATGTATGTTAAAATATTGGCATTCTCATAAAACTTACAAACTCTTCAATCACTTTCAAAAGAAGTAAAAGATGAGAATCTTGCATTTGTTGGTGGTGCTACTGGTTTCAAATTATGACGTTGGTTTCTTATAGTTAAAACCCACATTATTGTTATTTCAGAGAGCATCTATGAGTTTTATATGTATTCTTACAGGTTGCTCAGAAAAGTCAGAAGTCCTAATTTAATATATCACCTAAGTGATTTCACATACAAATCACAATCACAAAAGAGTGAATACACCACTTTCAAGGAGGTCTGCAAGTCCAAGTCTCAATCACAAAACAGTGTATGCATGATTTCAGAGACAAATCATAAGTACAAAACAATGTATCCAAGTCCAAGAGCTTGACAACCGCAGGAAAATAGTTGGTAAATTTCATTCAATCAcataaacaacaaacaaaccacAATAGAAATCCATTAATGTCTCATTCAAAATAGTGAAAGTAATCACCCACATTGAAGATCGAAGATGAAGGTGTCGTGGCTTTGTGGTGGAAGTCGACGACGGAGGTGGAGAGTCACGATTGTGGCTTCGTTATGGAGGCCGACGACGGAGGTGCCTAGTCAAGCCTTGGTTAGGGTTCGGTTCCAAATGTGGGGTTCAACCTTGTGGTTCAAATTAGCTCCTAGTTTGAAGATATAACTAAGAGGAGATTGAGTTAAGCGAGATTCTATGGTGGAGGTGGATTCCTATGAGGTTTGgtagaaggaagaagaagaggaagagactagatagaagaggaagaagaagaggaagagactagatagaagaggaagaagaagagcaacgactaagaagaaaaaagaaagaaagtgaagGATGGGCAATAAGCTGTCAATAGAGAGTTTTTATAAGGGGTATTTGTGATTAGATTTCAAAATAGggatattattgaataaattagTTGCGCTGGGGGCAAAGTCGccaatttttctaaaaataatacTTAGAAGTGAATAATCACTTTATCTCTTAATTACTAGGAcaacaaaacttgaaaacGCTTTTTAAATCTAATAATATACTTACAAaggttaaaattaaagaatcACTTTATAATACTTCAATTGATCTGCTACATTTATTGGATTCCTgagtatttctttttttttttttttttatttataactttCATATCATATCAGTACATCCACCACACAAACACATCTTTCATGCTCTATTTTTCGTTTGTCTTGCTTctaaaaagttaattattaatttttcttgaacatggttttcttttgtggggttttcttttataaaataacctagaatatgtgcgataattcagagctgcacgtaaagtagatgagacacagcatttaacgaggttcggctatgcctaaaATAACCTAGAATATGTGCGATAATtcagagctgcacgtaaagtagatgagacacagcatttaacgaggttcggctatgcctacgtcctcggagagcagcagtagtaacttttccactatgtaaaataatagggctacaagtttagtgtttacaatatatgtggctcactgaattttctctctaggagaatttctctctgctctctctttcctctttcttccttctcttcctttctctttttttttctttcttcttttttccgtttctcttcttatttataggctgaaataatcactattcatcactattcatcactgttcacccgtgacagacaaactctatcaaagccgccaaatgaacagtaatgaacagtaatgaacagtaatgaaaacTCTAtcaagccgccaaatgaacagtaatgaacagtaatgaatagttagtgggctccacatgtttattcttttacaacactcccccttggagaccactaatGATATGTCGGTTGTATCATTAAagacttgcttggagaaaacctagtaaggtagagaactgatggaaagaagagtacaacaatctgtatagcatacttctggatgctccccctgattaatatctccccctgatgtcttcatgactatcttttggattgagaatctttcggagtgagtggatgatgtagccaccaacaattcatatagtaaatatatttccagtgaatcatgactatcttttggattgagaatctttcggagtgagtggatgatgtagccaccaacaattcatatagtaaatatatttccagtgagctatctctatgtaaatcatagaaattttcagagtccgcatatctaataacgcttgggctatttataagttcacttgaaagaatatgcccatacatggtgttatgcggaaatagcatcaaatatacctcacatcatcccaaaatgatggtgatggagttgagccttatctggaaaatatgatgtccggtccaacatacttccggaaaatccttaaagtgcccaacggataatcctcataaaaatgtttcaatactttcttagtataagcaagtaTCTCGTtagcataatgctcgatctttaagtcgagacaaatatttctggaATTCTtaagaagctttaatgtgttgcaaacacattataatcaatatactcactgaggcaatttatgtacattaatattgagtacagatttCGTGCGTCAGGCACATGTCCAcagacttgcttcatgcaatttcaatcctttcaaggattttgtttaaagggattaaactctatgacacattatatagctttaacccagctatttatacatctttagggaacttcaggtgatatgctctgtgcatttaataacccttaaagataacatgttggtctccgtaaatgtgcaataaaggggcacaattgaatctataaatatggagaaaactcaACATCCCTTGTTTATGtcaaaaacattgtgtcatacaaagtaggtatattccctttttattccgaacacccaagtataacttttaatattaacatcttttagGGTTCgaactgtgggtttgttctttcacgttcattctcatctataatggaattgcctca
Proteins encoded in this window:
- the LOC109950875 gene encoding organ-specific protein P4-like, with translation MKFLCATLALFSLLLFAKTIESRGGAGIDWEYIRKEQPLMPGLLVEHSDSTPKEEANCHENTEKPVVETMEFEPRPFISAYNDEEGKAEFSAKDSKPKSQAYPDKQPLESKENKQSFDEDFDPRKYIFIFTITNRTSSPISL